Proteins encoded within one genomic window of Brassica rapa cultivar Chiifu-401-42 chromosome A09, CAAS_Brap_v3.01, whole genome shotgun sequence:
- the LOC103839462 gene encoding zinc finger protein SHOOT GRAVITROPISM 5 isoform X1: MRTDQGAVVMLDDDASNKNTSNPCCVVSSSSSDPFLTSSENGVTTTNTSTQKRKRRPAGTPDPDAEVVSLSPRTLLESDRYICEICNQGFQRDQNLQMHRRRHKVPWKLLKRDNNIEVKKRVYVCPEPTCLHHAPCHALGDLVGIKKHFRRKHSNHKQWVCERCSKSYAVQSDYKAHLKTCGTRGHSCDCGRVFSRVESFIEHQDNCSVRKVNREPPPPKTAVTVPACSSITASTASTPSSEGNNCGAVAVATPIPLEGRPIHLRNSCFTPSILTNSSSPNLELQLLPLTSNQNPNQENHQHKVNEPSHHHHDTTNLNLSIAPSSSSYHRHYNNFDRIKEIMASEQMMKIAMKEKAYAEEAKREAKRQREMAENEFMNAKKIRQQAQAELERAKLLKEQSMKKISSMIMQVTCQTCKGQFQAVAVPAAADETSLVVSYMSSANTDGEES, translated from the exons ATGAGAACAGATCAAGGAGCTGTAGTGATGTTGGATGATGATGCTTCCAACAAGAACACTAGTAACCCATGTTGtgtggtttcttcttcttcttctgatcctTTCCTCACTTCTTCTGAAAATGGGGTCACCACCACAAACACATCCACTCAGAAGAGGAAAAGAAGACCTGCAGGTACACCAG ATCCAGATGCTGAAGTTGTGTCTTTATCACCGAGAACTCTTCTTGAATCAGACAGATACATTTGTGAGATCTGTAACCAAGGGTTTCAAAGAGATCAAAATCTCCAGATGCATCGAAGACGTCACAAGGTTCCATGGAAACTTCTGAAGAGAGACAACAACATAGAAGTGAAGAAACGAGTCTATGTTTGCCCTGAACCCACTTGTCTTCACCACGCCCCATGTCATGCTCTTGGTGATCTTGTAGGAATCAAAAAACATTTCAGACGAAAGCACAGTAACCATAAGCAATGGGTTTGTGAGAGATGCTCTAAAAGTTATGCTGTTCAATCAGATTACAAAGCTCATCTCAAAACTTGTGGCACTAGAGGCCATTCTTGTGACTGTGGTCGCGTCTTCTCcag ggTGGAGAGTTTTATTGAACATCAAGATAACTGCTCCGTACGAAAGGTTAATCGTGAACCGCCGCCGCCAAAAACCGCCGTTACTGTCCCGGCCTGCTCCTCTATAACGGCCTCAACCGCAAGCACTCCATCTAGCGAAGGGAATAACTGTggtgcggttgcggttgcgacTCCTATACCTCTAGAAGGGCGTCCAATTCATCTGAGAAACTCATGTTTTACACCTTCTATTCTCACCAACTCATCGAGTCCCAACCTTGAACTCCAGCTTCTTCCATTAACGTCGAATCAAAACCCTAATCAAGAAAACCATCAACACAAAGTTAATGAACCATCTCATCATCATCACGATACCACAAACTTAAACCTATCCATTGCTCCCTCATCGTCATCATATCACCGTCACTACAACAACTTTGATCGCATAAAGGAAATAATGGCGAGCGAACAGATGATGAAGATAGCGATGAAGGAGAAAGCTTACGCGGAGGAAGCTAAAAGAGAAGCTAAGAGGCAACGAGAGATGGCGGAAAACGAGTTTATGAATGCTAAGAAGATAAGGCAACAGGCACAAGCTGAGCTTGAGAGAGCTAAGCTTTTAAAGGAACAATCTATGAAGAAGATAAGTTCAATGATTATGCAAGTTACTTGTCAAACTTGTAAAGGACAGTTTCAAGCGGTTGCCGTTCCCGCGGCAGCGGACGAGACATCTCTTGTGGTGAGTTATATGTCATCAGCGAATACTGACGGAGAGGAATCGTGA
- the LOC103839462 gene encoding zinc finger protein SHOOT GRAVITROPISM 5 isoform X2, giving the protein MDPDAEVVSLSPRTLLESDRYICEICNQGFQRDQNLQMHRRRHKVPWKLLKRDNNIEVKKRVYVCPEPTCLHHAPCHALGDLVGIKKHFRRKHSNHKQWVCERCSKSYAVQSDYKAHLKTCGTRGHSCDCGRVFSRVESFIEHQDNCSVRKVNREPPPPKTAVTVPACSSITASTASTPSSEGNNCGAVAVATPIPLEGRPIHLRNSCFTPSILTNSSSPNLELQLLPLTSNQNPNQENHQHKVNEPSHHHHDTTNLNLSIAPSSSSYHRHYNNFDRIKEIMASEQMMKIAMKEKAYAEEAKREAKRQREMAENEFMNAKKIRQQAQAELERAKLLKEQSMKKISSMIMQVTCQTCKGQFQAVAVPAAADETSLVVSYMSSANTDGEES; this is encoded by the exons ATGG ATCCAGATGCTGAAGTTGTGTCTTTATCACCGAGAACTCTTCTTGAATCAGACAGATACATTTGTGAGATCTGTAACCAAGGGTTTCAAAGAGATCAAAATCTCCAGATGCATCGAAGACGTCACAAGGTTCCATGGAAACTTCTGAAGAGAGACAACAACATAGAAGTGAAGAAACGAGTCTATGTTTGCCCTGAACCCACTTGTCTTCACCACGCCCCATGTCATGCTCTTGGTGATCTTGTAGGAATCAAAAAACATTTCAGACGAAAGCACAGTAACCATAAGCAATGGGTTTGTGAGAGATGCTCTAAAAGTTATGCTGTTCAATCAGATTACAAAGCTCATCTCAAAACTTGTGGCACTAGAGGCCATTCTTGTGACTGTGGTCGCGTCTTCTCcag ggTGGAGAGTTTTATTGAACATCAAGATAACTGCTCCGTACGAAAGGTTAATCGTGAACCGCCGCCGCCAAAAACCGCCGTTACTGTCCCGGCCTGCTCCTCTATAACGGCCTCAACCGCAAGCACTCCATCTAGCGAAGGGAATAACTGTggtgcggttgcggttgcgacTCCTATACCTCTAGAAGGGCGTCCAATTCATCTGAGAAACTCATGTTTTACACCTTCTATTCTCACCAACTCATCGAGTCCCAACCTTGAACTCCAGCTTCTTCCATTAACGTCGAATCAAAACCCTAATCAAGAAAACCATCAACACAAAGTTAATGAACCATCTCATCATCATCACGATACCACAAACTTAAACCTATCCATTGCTCCCTCATCGTCATCATATCACCGTCACTACAACAACTTTGATCGCATAAAGGAAATAATGGCGAGCGAACAGATGATGAAGATAGCGATGAAGGAGAAAGCTTACGCGGAGGAAGCTAAAAGAGAAGCTAAGAGGCAACGAGAGATGGCGGAAAACGAGTTTATGAATGCTAAGAAGATAAGGCAACAGGCACAAGCTGAGCTTGAGAGAGCTAAGCTTTTAAAGGAACAATCTATGAAGAAGATAAGTTCAATGATTATGCAAGTTACTTGTCAAACTTGTAAAGGACAGTTTCAAGCGGTTGCCGTTCCCGCGGCAGCGGACGAGACATCTCTTGTGGTGAGTTATATGTCATCAGCGAATACTGACGGAGAGGAATCGTGA
- the LOC103839693 gene encoding transmembrane 9 superfamily member 3 isoform X1, with protein MDKYAMTSSLPHHFEIHWFSIINSSVTVLLLPGFLATILMRVLKNDFMKYAQDEEAADDQEETGWKYINGDVFRFPKYKSVFAASLGSGTQLFTFTIFIFMLSLVGVFYPYNRGALFTALVVIYALTSGITGYTASSFYCQLEGKNWVSKHQTLSLKSIKRKQLSFSFVFVFSQVRNLLLTGGLFCGPLFLTFCFLNTVAIAYSETAALPFGTIVVIVLIWTLVTSPLLVLGGIAGKNSKVEFQAPVRTTKYPREIPQLPWYRSAIPQMAMAGFLPFSAIYIELYYIFASVWGHRIYTIYSILFIVFIILLIVTAFITVALTYFQLAAEDHEWWWRSFPMRWINWFIHLRVLLILLLREIGHGFMQTSFFSGYMACICYGFFLVLGTVGFRASLVSSATFTG; from the exons ATGGATAAGTACGCCATGACTTCGTCTCTTCCGCATCACTTTGAGATTCATTGGTTTTCTATTATCAACTCGAGCGTCACTGTCCTGCTTCTGCCTGGTTTCCTTGCAACAATCTTGATGCGGGTCCTCAAGAATGATTTCATGAA GTATGCTCAAGACGAGGAAGCTGCTGATGATCAAGAGGAAACTGGATGGAAGTACATTAACGGAGATGTGTTCCGGTTTCCAAAATACAAATCTGTCTTTGCTGCATCTCTCGGTAGCGGTACTCAACTGTTCACTTT TACTATATTCATCTTCATGCTTTCACTTGTTGGAGTGTTCTATCCATACAACCGAGGAGCGCTCTTCACAGCTTTGGTCGTTATCTACGCTCTCACGTCTGGAATCACCGGATACACAGCCTCCTCTTTCTACTGTCAACTCGAAGGAAAAAACTGGGTAAGCAAACACCAAACACTTTCCCTCAAATCAATTAAAAGAAAGCAATTAAGCTTCtcatttgtatttgttttcTCTCAGGTGAGAAACTTGTTGCTCACTGGAGGTCTCTTCTGTGGCCCGCTCTTCCTCACATTCTGCTTCCTAAACACCGTGGCAATCGCCTACAGCGAAACCGCTGCTCTTCCCTTCGGAACCATTGTTGTGATTGTCCTTATATGGACACTAGTGACTTCACCTTTGCTTGTACTAGGCGGTATCGCTGGTAAAAACAGCAAAGTAGAGTTCCAAGCGCCAGTCCGCACCACTAAGTATCCCAGGGAGATCCCGCAACTCCCATGGTACAGGAGTGCTATACCTCAGATGGCCATGGCGGGTTTTCTTCCTTTCAGTGCCATCTACATCGAGCTGTACTACATCTTTGCCAGTGTTTGGGGTCACCGGATCTACACCATTTACAGCATCCTCTTCATCGTATTCATCATCCTCTTGATCGTTACTGCTTTTATAACCGTTGCACTTACTTACTTCCAACTTGCCGCTGAAGATCACGAATGGTGGTGGAG ATCATTCCCTATGCGGTGGATCAACTGGTTTATTCATCTACGCGTACTGCTTATACTATTACTACGCGAGATCGGACATGGTTTCATGCAAACATCCTTCTTCTCCGGTTACATGGCTTGCATTTGTTATGGTTTCTTCCTCGTGCTTGGAACTGTTGGCTTCCGCGCCTCTCTCGTTTCGTCCGCCACATTTACCGGTTGA
- the LOC103839693 gene encoding transmembrane 9 superfamily member 3 isoform X2 → MDKYAMTSSLPHHFEIHWFSIINSSVTVLLLPGFLATILMRVLKNDFMKYAQDEEAADDQEETGWKYINGDVFRFPKYKSVFAASLGSGTQLFTFTIFIFMLSLVGVFYPYNRGALFTALVVIYALTSGITGYTASSFYCQLEGKNWVRNLLLTGGLFCGPLFLTFCFLNTVAIAYSETAALPFGTIVVIVLIWTLVTSPLLVLGGIAGKNSKVEFQAPVRTTKYPREIPQLPWYRSAIPQMAMAGFLPFSAIYIELYYIFASVWGHRIYTIYSILFIVFIILLIVTAFITVALTYFQLAAEDHEWWWRSFPMRWINWFIHLRVLLILLLREIGHGFMQTSFFSGYMACICYGFFLVLGTVGFRASLVSSATFTG, encoded by the exons ATGGATAAGTACGCCATGACTTCGTCTCTTCCGCATCACTTTGAGATTCATTGGTTTTCTATTATCAACTCGAGCGTCACTGTCCTGCTTCTGCCTGGTTTCCTTGCAACAATCTTGATGCGGGTCCTCAAGAATGATTTCATGAA GTATGCTCAAGACGAGGAAGCTGCTGATGATCAAGAGGAAACTGGATGGAAGTACATTAACGGAGATGTGTTCCGGTTTCCAAAATACAAATCTGTCTTTGCTGCATCTCTCGGTAGCGGTACTCAACTGTTCACTTT TACTATATTCATCTTCATGCTTTCACTTGTTGGAGTGTTCTATCCATACAACCGAGGAGCGCTCTTCACAGCTTTGGTCGTTATCTACGCTCTCACGTCTGGAATCACCGGATACACAGCCTCCTCTTTCTACTGTCAACTCGAAGGAAAAAACTGG GTGAGAAACTTGTTGCTCACTGGAGGTCTCTTCTGTGGCCCGCTCTTCCTCACATTCTGCTTCCTAAACACCGTGGCAATCGCCTACAGCGAAACCGCTGCTCTTCCCTTCGGAACCATTGTTGTGATTGTCCTTATATGGACACTAGTGACTTCACCTTTGCTTGTACTAGGCGGTATCGCTGGTAAAAACAGCAAAGTAGAGTTCCAAGCGCCAGTCCGCACCACTAAGTATCCCAGGGAGATCCCGCAACTCCCATGGTACAGGAGTGCTATACCTCAGATGGCCATGGCGGGTTTTCTTCCTTTCAGTGCCATCTACATCGAGCTGTACTACATCTTTGCCAGTGTTTGGGGTCACCGGATCTACACCATTTACAGCATCCTCTTCATCGTATTCATCATCCTCTTGATCGTTACTGCTTTTATAACCGTTGCACTTACTTACTTCCAACTTGCCGCTGAAGATCACGAATGGTGGTGGAG ATCATTCCCTATGCGGTGGATCAACTGGTTTATTCATCTACGCGTACTGCTTATACTATTACTACGCGAGATCGGACATGGTTTCATGCAAACATCCTTCTTCTCCGGTTACATGGCTTGCATTTGTTATGGTTTCTTCCTCGTGCTTGGAACTGTTGGCTTCCGCGCCTCTCTCGTTTCGTCCGCCACATTTACCGGTTGA
- the LOC103839693 gene encoding transmembrane 9 superfamily member 3 isoform X3: protein MLSLVGVFYPYNRGALFTALVVIYALTSGITGYTASSFYCQLEGKNWVSKHQTLSLKSIKRKQLSFSFVFVFSQVRNLLLTGGLFCGPLFLTFCFLNTVAIAYSETAALPFGTIVVIVLIWTLVTSPLLVLGGIAGKNSKVEFQAPVRTTKYPREIPQLPWYRSAIPQMAMAGFLPFSAIYIELYYIFASVWGHRIYTIYSILFIVFIILLIVTAFITVALTYFQLAAEDHEWWWRSFPMRWINWFIHLRVLLILLLREIGHGFMQTSFFSGYMACICYGFFLVLGTVGFRASLVSSATFTG from the exons ATGCTTTCACTTGTTGGAGTGTTCTATCCATACAACCGAGGAGCGCTCTTCACAGCTTTGGTCGTTATCTACGCTCTCACGTCTGGAATCACCGGATACACAGCCTCCTCTTTCTACTGTCAACTCGAAGGAAAAAACTGGGTAAGCAAACACCAAACACTTTCCCTCAAATCAATTAAAAGAAAGCAATTAAGCTTCtcatttgtatttgttttcTCTCAGGTGAGAAACTTGTTGCTCACTGGAGGTCTCTTCTGTGGCCCGCTCTTCCTCACATTCTGCTTCCTAAACACCGTGGCAATCGCCTACAGCGAAACCGCTGCTCTTCCCTTCGGAACCATTGTTGTGATTGTCCTTATATGGACACTAGTGACTTCACCTTTGCTTGTACTAGGCGGTATCGCTGGTAAAAACAGCAAAGTAGAGTTCCAAGCGCCAGTCCGCACCACTAAGTATCCCAGGGAGATCCCGCAACTCCCATGGTACAGGAGTGCTATACCTCAGATGGCCATGGCGGGTTTTCTTCCTTTCAGTGCCATCTACATCGAGCTGTACTACATCTTTGCCAGTGTTTGGGGTCACCGGATCTACACCATTTACAGCATCCTCTTCATCGTATTCATCATCCTCTTGATCGTTACTGCTTTTATAACCGTTGCACTTACTTACTTCCAACTTGCCGCTGAAGATCACGAATGGTGGTGGAG ATCATTCCCTATGCGGTGGATCAACTGGTTTATTCATCTACGCGTACTGCTTATACTATTACTACGCGAGATCGGACATGGTTTCATGCAAACATCCTTCTTCTCCGGTTACATGGCTTGCATTTGTTATGGTTTCTTCCTCGTGCTTGGAACTGTTGGCTTCCGCGCCTCTCTCGTTTCGTCCGCCACATTTACCGGTTGA